The Salmo trutta chromosome 6, fSalTru1.1, whole genome shotgun sequence genomic sequence CCCCATCACTCTATACATTCAGTAAAATGCAGGCTGTAAAAATCCAGTTCCCATGagccctctctctcacctttgTCAGACAGATGGACTGGATCCTGTCCAGGTGAGTCTGGATGAGTTCTGGGGCGACATCCTCAACTATCCACTCCTGGGACATCTGAAGGACGGACCGATCAGGAAGTCCGTTTAAAATTATAACACTGTGCAACACTTTACAACAGAGGTGAACTTCTGATTTGCAGCACATGGAAAATACTGTGTAGGTTACTGctggaagaaacacacacacctttgctCTGAGGCCCAGAAGCAGTAATGCTCTCTGCCTGTCAGTCAGCAGTTCTGGAACTGTCTCTGTGACCAAACACACAAAGTCCTCCAGCTTCCCATAATGCTCCAAACTCCGCCGCCCCACCACCTGCCACATGACCGCAGACATCAGACGCAGCGGTGGCACCAGGAgtctcagagaggagagagggagggggccatctgtggggaaggagggggaggtaAGTATAGACAGGcaggctacacaaagcacacaTTTGCCCTGTTTGAATACTTCTGGATTGTCCACCCTGAGATTGGAATGTTAGGAGTTTGATCCCTGACCAAGTCAcaccaaagactgtaaaaatgggaccagatgcatctctgcttggcactcagcaatGGATTGGGGGTAAAGACCtgcgatagactagtgtcctgtccaaaGGGAGTacacatcaagctgcctcacgcatcagataacaggagatagactcatgcaaggctacttacttacttTATAGTACAGCAGTGCTTATTTTAAAGAAGGATGGATGTTAGGTGAGATGCAAGTGTTCAAACAGTACACATTTCACCATATCCAATGATCACACCACTGGTCATCACTGTGAATAGCTCTGGTCCTGGGCATTAGAGGGATGCGCtgacgccctggaccagagctacacTGTGAGCTGAGCTGGCCAACACAactccttaattggggaggacgggctcgtggtaatggctggagcggaatcagtggaatcgtatgaaatacatcaaacacacggttttaatgtgtttgataccattccagccattactatgagccgtcctccccaccagcctccactgctggcCAAGTATGAGTAACTGCATACATTGATTGTCTGAAAGTGGGCGTTGCGAAATAAGTGGGAGGATCAACAAAAGTGGGTGTATGGAAATATAACAGCTAATTGGGCAGATTGGTTGCCACTCAATATCATTTTGCGTGACTGCAAACTGCTTCCTTTTAGCTAAACTGGTTAGGATAATTaccgtggcaggttaggataaataaggtggcaggttaggataattaaggtggcaggttaggataattaaggtggcaggttaggataaataccttggcaggttaggataattaaggtggcaggttaggataattaccttggcaggttaggataattaccttggcaggttaggataattaccttggcaggttaggataattacggtggcaggttaggataattaaggtggcaggttaggataattaaggtggcaggttaggataattaaggtggcaggttaggataattaaggtggcaggttaggataattaccgtggcaggttaggataattaccgtggcaggttaggataattaccgtggcaggttaggataattaccgtggcaggttaggataattaaggtggcaggttaggataattaaggtggcaggttaggataattaaggtggcaggttaggataattaaggtggcaggttaggataaataccttggcaggttaggataaataccttggcaggttaggataaataccttggcaggttaggataatgaccttggcaggttaggataatgaccttggcaggttaggataatgaccttggcaggttaggataatgaccttggcaggttaggataatgaccttggcaggttaggataatgaccttggcaggttaggataaataccttggcaggttaggataattacattggcaggttaggataattacattggcaggttaggataaataccttggcaggttaggataattaaggtggcaggttaggataattaaggtggcaggttaggataaataccttggcaggttaggataattaacgtggcaggttaggataattaccttggcaggttaggataattaacgtggcagatGTGGATGCCGAGTTCGAATCAAGCAGCGCATCGAGCAAAGTTGGTTAAGACAAATGTTCTGAatggagaaaataaaaaaaagtctgTCGGTCCTGTTGTTGTTTGATAAAGGGCAAATACTTACGCATGTGAAGCTTGGTTATGTAAGATACTCTGTCAGAGCTTTCCTCCCCAAACCAAGCTGTGTAAGAATTGTAAATTATTTGGCCATGTTTCAAGTGTGTgttgagcctgtgtagggatcatacctgttttattttttaactgaGGGATCAGATCCTGTTTACATCCCGCACAGTAGGTGACGGGATGCACATTCAATTGTGCGATCGCCAaaataccatagaagaagaagactTCCTTTAAAACAACTCTGCGCTATTCCGCGAAGCGcaagaaatatgaacacagaacaatgagacagatatttcaccggatgtataaatgtgaagcattcgCTTggtgtttccactcactaccaaacaTGGAAGTGCGAGAAGACgtaacgagatggattttggccgacattctgctaattttctcaATTTATGAAACATTTGATTGCAATAcggttttctgttcccaaaactaaaatatgttatgaacagagtggactaagttttgtataCTTTACACTTTGCTAAAGTTTTAAAAAAAACACGTtatttagaaggagtgcaagttATTGCGCATTTcaaagtaggcgttccctaacggaaatatgcagatgtaggctagaacgcgccaataggatttcgctagctcgtgcttggctctgcccactatgactaatTTGTTGGGATTGGTTAtaaatacacatatatatatacacatacatcatatatatacatatatatatatacatatatatacatacatacatacatacacacacacacacatacatacatacatacatacacacacacatacatatatatatatccccctttaattaactaggcaagtcagttaagaacaaattcgtatttacaatgacagcctaccccggacgacgctgggcaaattgtgatacagcctggattcgaaccaggaccatagtgacgcctctaacactgagatgcagtgccttagaccgctgcgccactcaggaccCCAGGTATGAATGCAATGACTTCTGCAGAGTACATATCGCTgtaaatgctgcatggccaatgcagacgtcggattgaccatgcagagtTGAGCTAAAACGCTACAAGGAAGCAGCCACGCAAAACGGTCTTGAGTGGCAACCAATCTGCCCAATTAGCTGTTAGATTTACGCTTTTGTTGATCCTCCCGCTTATTTCGCAACGCCCACTTTCAGACACGCTCAATGTATGCAGTTACCCATGACTCCTAGCAGGCAAACTTGGTGCATAGGCCACAGCACCACCCGAGTGATGCTACCAAGCAAGTACGTATGAGTATATTTTACAGTTAAACCCACATTTCGCAGGAGTTGCACTGAAATTGAGCGtgcaattttagctagctaacctatAATATTTGATACCTAGACTAGAGAAAATAACTCATGTCAGCGGaagctaactttagctagataactaacgttagctagctacgttaaaCTACACTCACAACGGCCTGCTTCCACCGACAGCTTGATTAGAGAGAGTAAGCTATATAGCTACCTAGCCACAATCTTTACATTAATGCATACCCATATTGCTTCCACGTGGAAATCTTATATGCCGTCTTTTAGTCGTATCTTACAAATGTTGATTGAAGAGGCAAGGCTAGCTGCTCGTTTCCTCGTAAACTTTTGATGAACCGGAAGTTGATAGAGCAGCAGATAGCCAGCGTGCGTTCTGCgattcacaacaacaacaaagctgATGGATTTTGATAATCAACCAAATTAGGCACGTaactagctaactggctaaacaTTTGCCTTCTTTTGTCAAACTACGAACTAGCTAACCatgtttttcttattttattttttacatcaaGACCGTGACTACATGGTATTTGGTGAGAAGATCCTATCAGATTTTGTCCACCACACCACCAGCGGGAGAGCCTTACCTGAGACAACACATCAGAATCCTAGAATCTCCCCCTTCACTTTGGGCCAAAAGTGGTCCTCCTTTTGACCGAATCATCAAAAGATTCCTTTCAAGTGCTACAGGAGGATACTCCAGAGACAATGGCTGATATTGAGAGGGACAGTCAACACACAGATATACTGCAGGTGCAAATAAAACAGGAGGATGGAGACGAGCCTCACGATACAGAGGACCGTCTCAAGAGTTCTAATACTGGAGAACAGAAGCCTTGTCACATCTGCCCTGATTGTGGTAAAAGTTATACCCGTTCGGATAATCTTAAAACACACCAGAAAATTCATATGACAGAGAGGCCGTACCTCTGCTCCGAGTGTGGTAAAGGCTTTACCCGCACAGACCATCTGAAATCACACCTGAAAACACACGaaagaaagaagaagaaacttaAACACCCCTGTACTGATTGTGTGAAAGGCTTTGTCCATTTAGAGCAGCTTGAAAAACATCTGGAAAAAAATCACCTTACACACAAGGAAAAGAAACCTCACGGCTGTCCGAGGTGTGATGAGAGCTTTTCTGACCTGGAAGAACTAACAACACACTTACCAGTACATACTGAAGAGCTGGCCCTCTACTGCTCTGACTGCGGTAAGCGGTTCTTACACAAAGGAAAATTTGAAAGAcaccagagagtacacagtggacAAATGCCATACATATGCACCCACTGTGGGGAGGGTTTTACACAGGCACATAGTTTGAAACATCACCAgcgaatacacactggagagaaaccctacCTCTGCAACGAGTGTGGGGAGAGTTTCAGACACGATGCAACGTACAGGAGACACAAGCGCAAACACGAGCTACCACTCTCTGAAAAGAAAACCTATCCTTGCTCAGTATGTGGGAAGACTTTTACCCGCTCCGATGGAGTGATGAGGCATCTGAGAAGGTTCCATTATGGAGAGAGAGCTCTCCAGTGCTCCTGCTGCGACAAACGTTTCTTTCAACAGGACACACTAACCACACacatgagaattcacactggagagaaaccgtacagttgctctgactgtgggagaAGCTTCTCACAAGATGGCGACCGAAAGAAACACCAGAAGAGGCACCACACTGGAGAGGGCACTTCACCTCTGACCCTCCATGTGGACAGCACAGAGACGCACAAACGCACACTATAACAGAGA encodes the following:
- the LOC115196414 gene encoding gastrula zinc finger protein XlCGF8.2DB-like, giving the protein MADIERDSQHTDILQVQIKQEDGDEPHDTEDRLKSSNTGEQKPCHICPDCGKSYTRSDNLKTHQKIHMTERPYLCSECGKGFTRTDHLKSHLKTHERKKKKLKHPCTDCVKGFVHLEQLEKHLEKNHLTHKEKKPHGCPRCDESFSDLEELTTHLPVHTEELALYCSDCGKRFLHKGKFERHQRVHSGQMPYICTHCGEGFTQAHSLKHHQRIHTGEKPYLCNECGESFRHDATYRRHKRKHELPLSEKKTYPCSVCGKTFTRSDGVMRHLRRFHYGERALQCSCCDKRFFQQDTLTTHMRIHTGEKPYSCSDCGRSFSQDGDRKKHQKRHHTGEGTSPLTLHVDSTETHKRTL